The Litchfieldia alkalitelluris genome has a window encoding:
- a CDS encoding extracellular solute-binding protein, translated as MKRKAITLLLMSMLVVSLILSGCSGSDSSNGNEGDSSSDQTTIKFMHLWPEGSAKQHHGIVQDIVAEFEETNPGVKVQLDILSVEQYKEKLKVLAASNELPDVGLTWAAGFLEPYANGNMFAELDDIKGENFISGTTEAFAVDEKTYGLPLELNIAPIYYNKTIFAEHNLEVPQTYEEFKNVVKTLADNGVTPITVGNKDRWTGSMWYMYLADRIGGPETLTNAINRTGTFEDPALIQAAQEIQTLADMNAFVKGFNGLSNDEAKGPFMNNQAAMYLMGSWELPNYTTNEDVPQEFRDSIGFFKFPTVEGGKGDINSFVGGPGVGLFVAEDSEVKEEAKKFVSFFVEKWGERSVTDAGVIPATKVDTESVDLPQMYIDVLNELANASNITLYADVQMSAGVANEHLNMIQSLFGGQITPEEFAKKHEEALASEE; from the coding sequence ATGAAAAGGAAAGCGATTACACTTTTGCTTATGAGCATGTTAGTAGTATCTTTAATTCTTTCAGGATGCTCTGGTTCTGATTCAAGTAATGGAAATGAAGGTGATTCATCTTCTGATCAAACGACAATAAAGTTCATGCATTTATGGCCTGAAGGTAGTGCTAAACAACATCATGGAATTGTTCAAGACATCGTAGCAGAATTTGAAGAAACAAATCCAGGAGTGAAAGTTCAATTAGATATCTTATCTGTTGAACAATACAAAGAGAAGCTTAAAGTATTAGCTGCTTCAAATGAACTTCCTGATGTTGGGTTAACATGGGCAGCTGGTTTCCTTGAGCCCTATGCAAATGGTAACATGTTTGCAGAATTAGATGATATAAAAGGTGAAAATTTCATTAGTGGCACAACTGAAGCGTTCGCAGTTGATGAAAAAACTTATGGACTGCCTTTAGAGTTAAATATCGCTCCAATTTATTATAATAAGACTATTTTTGCTGAACACAACTTAGAAGTACCGCAAACTTATGAAGAATTTAAGAATGTAGTGAAAACGCTTGCTGATAATGGTGTTACACCAATTACTGTTGGTAATAAAGACCGTTGGACTGGTTCTATGTGGTATATGTATCTTGCAGATCGTATCGGTGGGCCAGAAACATTAACAAATGCAATTAATCGTACTGGAACATTTGAAGATCCAGCATTAATTCAAGCTGCCCAAGAGATTCAAACATTAGCTGATATGAATGCGTTCGTTAAAGGATTTAATGGTTTATCAAATGATGAAGCAAAGGGTCCATTCATGAACAATCAAGCTGCTATGTATCTTATGGGTTCATGGGAGTTACCAAACTATACAACAAATGAAGATGTTCCACAAGAATTTAGAGATTCTATCGGATTCTTCAAGTTTCCAACTGTAGAAGGTGGAAAAGGAGATATTAATAGTTTCGTAGGTGGACCAGGTGTTGGATTATTCGTAGCTGAGGATTCAGAAGTGAAAGAAGAAGCAAAGAAATTTGTCTCATTCTTTGTTGAGAAATGGGGAGAACGTTCTGTAACAGATGCAGGTGTTATCCCAGCAACAAAGGTTGATACAGAATCTGTAGATCTTCCACAAATGTATATTGATGTATTAAATGAATTAGCAAATGCAAGCAATATTACTCTATACGCAGACGTACAAATGAGTGCCGGTGTTGCAAATGAACACTTAAATATGATTCAATCACTATTTGGTGGTCAAATTACTCCTGAAGAGTTTGCGAAAAAGCATGAAGAAGCACTTGCTAGCGAGGAATAA
- a CDS encoding sensor histidine kinase — translation MKKWELKKYNTLRNQILIVFLLVMMIVLFFVGVVIFNQVSDLLKNNAQKQIRQTAVQATGRVDSLYKQIDMLSNQVVTNPTVQQQLLNYNSGMPISYGQKQNLMQIANSFQAYSNGISNFELYTSDYQKILPLDEISLYSRLEIEWIRAANEAKGKLVWIGEDPKEPGFFLAIRRVSLIDRWFSSGGYLVVQINANYFDFVDHGRMDEFMILVDQYQQPITSNYQGDISQLLSEHESNIHIGEKEYILTKEESVTTNWTLTILTPVETLMGGISVVRSTIILSGVIGILIFIFFSYILSTMITRPINQLTKTMLNAKRGELRKNPETASTIEIKHLNQSYNQLVDNTNHLIQVVYEKELIRSRTELKALQAQINPHFLFNTLDALYWSLEEKEEDELAEIVISMSELFRYTISNQEKNEWVTVKQALEHIERYMRIMKIRFGDRFSYSIEVSKEFEYLQIPKLLIQPLVENAISHGIGNKTGPGTVKVVLQPAENDNHLVIKVIDDGIGMDKETIERILRQVETGEVSSLKGNGVAIANVNKRLQLYYQDSTYKGISITSEVNKGTCFEFEIPLTGGIRSL, via the coding sequence ATGAAAAAATGGGAACTGAAAAAATATAATACATTAAGAAACCAAATCTTAATCGTATTTTTACTAGTAATGATGATTGTGTTGTTTTTTGTTGGTGTTGTCATTTTTAATCAAGTATCTGATTTGTTAAAAAACAACGCACAAAAGCAAATACGTCAAACTGCAGTTCAAGCAACGGGAAGAGTAGATTCACTATATAAGCAAATTGACATGCTTTCGAATCAAGTAGTCACAAATCCAACCGTTCAACAGCAACTATTAAACTATAATAGTGGAATGCCGATAAGTTATGGACAAAAGCAGAATCTTATGCAAATTGCTAATTCTTTTCAAGCTTACTCGAATGGGATATCAAATTTTGAATTATATACTTCTGATTATCAGAAGATCCTTCCTCTTGATGAGATCTCTTTATATAGTCGTCTTGAGATTGAGTGGATAAGAGCTGCGAATGAGGCTAAGGGAAAGCTTGTATGGATCGGAGAGGACCCAAAAGAACCAGGTTTTTTTCTAGCAATTCGAAGAGTGAGTCTAATAGATAGGTGGTTTTCATCTGGTGGCTACCTAGTAGTTCAAATAAATGCAAACTACTTTGATTTTGTGGATCATGGTCGAATGGACGAATTCATGATTTTAGTCGATCAATATCAACAACCGATTACCTCTAATTATCAAGGCGATATTTCTCAATTATTAAGTGAACATGAGAGCAATATTCATATAGGAGAAAAAGAGTATATCTTAACGAAAGAGGAGTCAGTTACAACTAATTGGACCTTAACAATATTAACCCCTGTTGAAACCTTGATGGGTGGAATATCTGTAGTACGGTCAACGATTATTCTTTCTGGTGTGATTGGGATTCTTATATTTATTTTCTTTTCCTATATATTATCAACCATGATTACAAGGCCAATTAATCAATTAACCAAAACAATGTTAAATGCTAAACGTGGGGAATTACGAAAAAATCCAGAAACTGCATCTACAATAGAGATTAAGCATTTAAACCAATCGTATAACCAATTAGTAGACAATACGAACCATTTAATTCAAGTAGTCTACGAGAAAGAACTAATTCGAAGCAGGACAGAATTAAAAGCGTTACAAGCACAAATAAATCCACATTTTTTATTCAATACTCTTGATGCACTATACTGGTCATTAGAGGAAAAAGAGGAAGACGAATTAGCTGAAATCGTTATCAGTATGAGTGAGTTATTTCGCTATACAATAAGCAATCAAGAAAAGAACGAATGGGTTACTGTAAAACAGGCTTTAGAGCATATAGAAAGATATATGCGAATTATGAAAATTAGATTTGGGGACCGCTTTAGCTATAGTATAGAGGTATCAAAGGAATTTGAATACCTACAAATTCCAAAGTTGCTTATCCAACCATTAGTTGAAAATGCGATCTCACATGGGATTGGAAATAAAACAGGCCCAGGTACTGTAAAAGTAGTCTTACAACCAGCAGAGAATGATAATCACCTAGTAATTAAGGTCATTGATGATGGTATAGGAATGGACAAAGAGACGATAGAACGAATCTTAAGACAAGTAGAAACAGGCGAAGTCTCATCATTGAAAGGAAATGGTGTAGCAATTGCTAATGTAAATAAGAGGTTGCAGCTATATTACCAGGATTCAACATATAAAGGTATTTCTATCACGAGTGAAGTGAATAAGGGGACATGTTTTGAATTTGAAATCCCCTTAACAGGAGGTATACGGTCATTATGA
- a CDS encoding glycoside hydrolase family 52 protein, whose translation MPKNIFFNAHHSPIGSFSSFTLGFPGSGGGLDLELGRSPKKNVFIGVESSDQEGIYEALPFFDYSEDESKRYDIENPDPDQDKPKIIFPFANEKIQRDFQLGTDTWKAGDLTFRVYSQAQSVPDPANASEEDLKMTIVPAVLAELTIDNSNGEKSRRAFFGYEGSDVYSSMRRMDDTLDGIAGIGQGRLTSLTSADSDVKSALHFSLENILTTPFEENWTFGLGPIGAIIMDVPAGEVKTYKFAISFYRGGLVTAGLDTSYYYTRFFKDIEAVSQYALNHFEQIAERAMNANNLVSQADHLSDDQKFQLAHSIRSYYGCTQLLDNDGEPFWVVNEGEYRMMNTFDLTVDQLFFELKMNPWTVKNELDMFVKRFSYQDGVRFPNDDKVYPGGLSFTHDMGVANTISRPEYSSYELYGLDGCFSHMTHEQLVNWILCGAVYYEQTKDEEWLKANLTIFEQCFESMLNRDHPVAEERNGIMGLDSTRCMGGAEITTYDSLDVSLGQARNNIYMAGKCWASYLALEKLFLDQGLTDLSKQAGSQAEKCANTISNFITPEGYIPAVVGEGNDSKIIPAIEGLIFPYFTNCQEALDPNGRFSKYLEVLTTHLNTVLVDGVCLFEDGGWKISSTSNNSWLSKIYLSQFIAREILGFEWDERGAKADAAHVEWLTHPTLSVWSWSDQIISGEITGSKYYPRGVTNILWLAEGKEKNLFAVNTNTNAQHV comes from the coding sequence ATGCCGAAAAATATCTTTTTTAATGCACATCATTCACCAATAGGTTCGTTTTCAAGTTTTACTCTTGGATTTCCAGGTAGTGGTGGTGGACTAGACTTGGAACTTGGTCGATCACCAAAGAAAAATGTTTTTATTGGTGTTGAATCTTCTGACCAAGAAGGCATCTATGAAGCACTTCCGTTTTTTGATTATAGTGAAGATGAAAGTAAACGATATGATATTGAAAATCCAGATCCGGATCAAGATAAACCAAAAATTATTTTCCCATTTGCTAATGAAAAAATTCAACGTGATTTCCAACTTGGAACGGATACTTGGAAAGCAGGAGACTTAACCTTTAGAGTTTATTCTCAAGCTCAATCTGTTCCAGATCCAGCGAATGCATCAGAAGAAGATTTAAAAATGACTATAGTACCTGCAGTACTTGCTGAGCTTACGATTGATAACTCTAATGGTGAAAAATCACGTAGGGCTTTCTTTGGGTATGAAGGCAGTGATGTTTATAGTTCGATGAGAAGAATGGATGATACTCTTGATGGGATTGCAGGAATAGGGCAAGGGCGACTAACATCTTTGACCTCGGCGGATTCAGATGTTAAATCTGCTCTACATTTTAGCTTGGAGAATATTTTAACAACTCCATTTGAAGAAAATTGGACATTTGGCCTCGGACCTATTGGAGCAATAATTATGGATGTTCCAGCTGGTGAGGTAAAGACTTACAAATTTGCAATAAGCTTTTATCGAGGTGGACTTGTTACGGCGGGATTAGATACAAGTTATTATTATACTCGTTTCTTTAAAGATATCGAAGCTGTTTCACAGTACGCTTTAAATCATTTTGAACAAATTGCCGAGCGTGCAATGAATGCTAATAACCTTGTTTCACAAGCAGACCATTTATCAGATGATCAAAAATTCCAATTAGCTCATTCTATTCGAAGCTATTATGGGTGCACTCAGTTGCTAGACAATGATGGAGAGCCATTCTGGGTAGTTAATGAGGGTGAATATCGAATGATGAACACGTTCGATTTAACTGTCGATCAACTGTTCTTTGAATTAAAGATGAATCCTTGGACTGTCAAAAATGAGTTAGACATGTTCGTCAAGCGATTTAGCTACCAAGATGGTGTGCGTTTTCCAAATGATGACAAGGTATATCCAGGTGGACTTAGCTTTACACATGATATGGGTGTTGCAAATACGATCTCAAGACCAGAGTATTCTTCATATGAATTATACGGATTAGATGGTTGTTTCTCACATATGACACATGAACAACTTGTAAACTGGATATTATGTGGTGCTGTTTATTATGAACAAACTAAAGATGAAGAATGGTTGAAAGCGAATCTAACTATTTTTGAACAATGCTTCGAAAGTATGTTAAATCGTGATCATCCAGTTGCGGAAGAAAGAAATGGAATCATGGGCTTAGACTCTACTCGCTGTATGGGTGGAGCGGAAATTACGACTTATGATAGCCTTGATGTTTCGTTAGGGCAAGCACGTAACAATATATATATGGCAGGTAAGTGTTGGGCTTCATATCTTGCGCTTGAGAAACTTTTCTTAGATCAAGGATTAACAGATCTTTCAAAACAAGCTGGATCACAAGCTGAAAAATGTGCAAATACAATCAGTAACTTTATTACTCCTGAAGGTTATATTCCAGCAGTTGTTGGTGAAGGGAATGATTCAAAGATTATCCCAGCTATCGAAGGGTTAATTTTCCCATATTTCACAAATTGTCAGGAAGCCCTTGATCCTAATGGTAGATTCAGCAAATATCTTGAAGTATTAACAACTCATTTAAATACGGTATTAGTTGATGGAGTTTGTTTATTTGAAGATGGCGGGTGGAAGATTTCCTCTACAAGTAATAACTCATGGTTGAGTAAAATTTATTTAAGCCAATTTATTGCCCGAGAAATCCTTGGATTTGAATGGGATGAAAGAGGAGCAAAAGCGGATGCTGCTCATGTTGAATGGTTAACCCATCCTACATTATCAGTATGGAGCTGGAGTGATCAAATTATTTCAGGAGAAATTACAGGGAGTAAGTATTATCCTCGAGGAGTAACTAATATTTTGTGGTTGGCTGAAGGAAAAGAAAAGAATTTATTTGCAGTGAATACGAACACAAATGCTCAACATGTTTAA
- a CDS encoding DUF2161 domain-containing phosphodiesterase: protein MIENKKLLEIDLYKPIQRYFSKQGFEVHGEVQDCDLTAIKDDELIIVELKKTLNVDLLVQAAKRQKMTDQVYVAIPKGKQNLRSRKWRDICHLLKRLELGLILVSFYGNRTRIDVHLHPTPFNQKRSAGQNKYKRNSLIKEMNGRSGDYNVGGSTRTKIMTAYKENCIQIACYLEKYGQLTPKELRKLGTGEKTLSILNKNYYRWFDKVSRGLYEISEEGKKELVDFPELVEFYLNKLDEHSS, encoded by the coding sequence ATGATAGAAAACAAGAAATTACTAGAGATAGATTTATATAAACCGATACAAAGATATTTTTCAAAACAAGGGTTTGAGGTACATGGTGAGGTCCAGGACTGTGATTTGACTGCTATAAAAGATGATGAACTAATCATAGTCGAGCTAAAGAAAACGCTGAATGTTGATTTATTGGTACAAGCTGCAAAGCGACAGAAAATGACGGACCAAGTGTATGTGGCTATACCTAAAGGAAAGCAAAACCTTCGTTCTAGAAAATGGCGTGATATTTGCCATTTACTTAAGCGTCTAGAGCTTGGATTAATTCTTGTTTCCTTCTATGGAAATCGCACGAGAATCGATGTTCATCTTCATCCTACACCGTTTAATCAAAAAAGAAGTGCAGGACAAAATAAATATAAACGTAACTCTTTAATTAAAGAAATGAATGGAAGAAGCGGAGATTATAATGTAGGCGGAAGTACTAGGACTAAAATTATGACTGCTTATAAAGAAAATTGCATCCAAATCGCGTGTTATCTCGAAAAATATGGCCAGTTAACACCTAAAGAGTTAAGGAAATTAGGTACAGGTGAGAAAACCTTATCCATTTTAAATAAAAATTATTATCGGTGGTTTGATAAAGTTTCAAGAGGTTTATATGAAATAAGCGAAGAAGGGAAGAAGGAATTAGTAGATTTTCCTGAGTTGGTCGAGTTTTACCTTAACAAACTTGATGAACACTCTAGTTAA
- a CDS encoding carbohydrate ABC transporter permease, which translates to MNKVMSNKTVIALYVLPALLVLIALIYVPILMTGYYGLMKWDGIGEMTFIGLENYTKLMKDAMFWDSAYHSFLLAIFSTVSLIGYLIISLILASKIKGANLLRKIYLIPMLLSSVAIAQLWLKVYHPSNGLVNSLLMTFGVDNPPAWLAEPNLVLQALFVPIIWQYAGFYILIYYAALKNIPDSLVEAAKIDGANPLQIAWKIKVPLIAGVIKVTIVLAIVGSLKYFDLIYVMTGGGPNGSSEVMASYMYQKAFGTYDFGYGSSIGFFLLIICLVITWLIRKLTATKEELQY; encoded by the coding sequence ATGAATAAAGTTATGTCCAACAAGACAGTTATCGCATTATATGTACTTCCAGCACTTTTAGTTCTTATCGCATTAATATATGTCCCAATCCTTATGACAGGCTATTACGGCTTAATGAAGTGGGATGGAATTGGTGAAATGACTTTTATTGGGTTGGAAAATTACACTAAGTTAATGAAAGACGCTATGTTTTGGGATAGTGCCTATCATTCATTTCTTCTAGCTATTTTCTCTACGGTAAGTTTAATAGGATATCTAATTATCTCTCTTATCCTCGCAAGTAAAATTAAGGGAGCAAATCTCTTAAGAAAAATCTATCTAATTCCAATGCTGTTATCCTCTGTTGCCATTGCTCAGCTTTGGTTAAAAGTATACCATCCTTCAAATGGACTTGTGAACAGTTTGCTAATGACGTTTGGTGTTGATAACCCTCCTGCATGGCTTGCAGAACCGAATCTTGTATTACAAGCTCTGTTTGTACCGATTATTTGGCAATATGCAGGGTTTTATATCTTAATCTATTATGCTGCATTAAAGAACATTCCGGATTCATTAGTTGAAGCAGCTAAAATCGATGGAGCTAATCCACTGCAAATTGCTTGGAAAATAAAAGTACCATTAATTGCAGGTGTAATTAAAGTGACGATTGTACTAGCGATCGTAGGGTCATTAAAGTACTTTGATTTAATTTACGTAATGACAGGTGGAGGACCAAACGGTTCAAGTGAAGTTATGGCTTCATACATGTACCAAAAAGCATTTGGAACCTATGATTTCGGATATGGTAGTTCAATTGGTTTCTTCTTATTAATTATATGTTTAGTTATTACTTGGCTAATTCGTAAGTTAACCGCAACGAAAGAAGAACTTCAATACTAA
- a CDS encoding response regulator transcription factor: protein MIQKTILIVDDEPRTRQGLKKALETWSKGNYEIISAESSSESLEIISKQKVHLLLTDISMPEMTGLEMLDTLKKQKQVPVVIVISAYSEFSYAQEAIRLGVHNYLLKPVNKLKLIEVVEEALEYEANRERIGMIQKVVDSKLVDIKLDDQKEESPITKAIKYVDDHLSHPLTLNDVAKHVHLNPSYLSVLFKDQVNMNFSEYVTRSRLQLAKQLLINTKKTVNEIAEEAGYGTSKYFIKLFKEHEGLTPSKYRKLALEEK from the coding sequence ATGATTCAAAAAACAATTTTAATTGTTGATGATGAACCCAGAACAAGACAAGGTCTCAAAAAAGCCCTGGAAACCTGGTCGAAGGGGAACTATGAAATTATAAGTGCAGAAAGTAGTTCCGAATCACTTGAGATTATAAGTAAGCAAAAGGTTCATTTGCTTTTAACTGATATTAGTATGCCCGAAATGACAGGTTTAGAAATGTTGGATACATTAAAAAAACAAAAACAAGTTCCGGTTGTGATCGTTATTTCTGCTTATTCGGAGTTTTCCTATGCACAGGAAGCAATAAGGCTAGGTGTTCATAATTACTTGTTAAAACCAGTTAACAAATTAAAGTTGATTGAGGTTGTAGAAGAGGCACTAGAATATGAGGCTAATCGAGAGAGAATTGGGATGATTCAAAAGGTGGTTGATTCAAAGTTAGTAGATATCAAACTTGATGATCAAAAAGAAGAGTCTCCAATAACAAAGGCAATTAAATATGTTGATGACCATTTGAGTCATCCATTGACCTTAAATGATGTGGCAAAACATGTTCATTTAAATCCAAGTTATTTAAGTGTTTTATTCAAAGATCAAGTGAATATGAACTTCAGCGAATATGTAACTCGAAGCCGTCTTCAGCTTGCGAAACAGTTACTAATTAATACAAAAAAGACAGTTAACGAAATTGCTGAAGAAGCTGGTTATGGAACTTCTAAGTATTTTATTAAGTTATTTAAAGAACATGAAGGCCTTACTCCTAGTAAATATAGAAAACTTGCACTTGAAGAAAAATAG
- a CDS encoding glycoside hydrolase family 43 protein: MNMISNPILRGFNPDPSFLRVGEDYYIATSTFEWFPGVQIHHSKDLINWTLITHPLTRKSQLNMEGNIDSGGIWAPCLTYSDGLFYLIYTDVKSRQGAYKDTHNYLVTASDIYGPWSEPIYLNSSGFDPSLFHDEDGRKWLVNQLWDFRKGTNSFAGIVIQEYSRREQKLVGARKNIFKGTNLKLTEGPHLYKRNGYYYLMTAEGGTGYEHAVSMARSTSLFGPYEVDPRNPMLTSVNDSGLLLQKAGHASLVETHTNEWYLAHLCGRPVKERYCILGRETSLQRVFWTEDGWLRVDGGDNTPKENIQSPSIPVHPVSSVAIKDEFDDINLNIHLNTLRIPAVSSWISLEERPGYLRLKGMESLSSTHRQSLVARRLQSFYVEVETEVEFEPEHFQQMAGLVIYYDTKDHVYLHITHDEDLGKSLGIIQTKAGVYDELVENKIPVSGSVKLKASIEREQLQFYYSLKGKEWLKIGPLIDICHLSDEFGDYIRFTGTFVGVCVQDLSGEKKHADFDYFSYKEVEEG, translated from the coding sequence ATTAATATGATTAGTAATCCGATTTTACGTGGTTTTAATCCTGACCCTTCTTTTTTACGTGTAGGTGAGGACTATTATATAGCAACTTCAACCTTCGAATGGTTTCCAGGAGTCCAAATCCACCATTCAAAAGATTTAATTAATTGGACTTTAATAACACACCCTTTAACTCGTAAATCGCAGTTAAATATGGAAGGGAATATTGATTCTGGTGGTATCTGGGCTCCATGTTTAACTTATTCAGATGGTTTATTTTATCTGATCTATACCGATGTGAAAAGCAGGCAAGGTGCCTATAAGGATACACATAACTATCTAGTCACTGCTTCTGATATATATGGTCCGTGGTCAGAGCCTATATATTTAAACAGTAGTGGATTTGATCCATCCTTATTTCATGATGAGGATGGTAGAAAATGGCTAGTAAATCAACTGTGGGATTTTCGAAAAGGCACTAATTCTTTTGCCGGCATTGTCATTCAAGAATATTCTAGGCGCGAGCAAAAGCTTGTTGGTGCGCGAAAGAATATCTTTAAGGGAACAAATCTAAAATTAACTGAAGGCCCTCATCTCTACAAACGTAACGGATATTATTATTTAATGACTGCAGAAGGTGGAACTGGTTATGAACATGCAGTATCAATGGCAAGGTCAACTTCCCTTTTTGGTCCTTACGAGGTAGATCCTAGAAATCCAATGTTAACATCTGTTAATGACTCAGGACTTCTGTTACAAAAAGCAGGACATGCGAGTCTTGTTGAAACACATACAAATGAGTGGTACTTAGCGCATTTGTGCGGGAGACCTGTTAAAGAGCGATATTGCATTTTGGGACGTGAAACAAGTCTGCAACGAGTGTTTTGGACTGAGGATGGGTGGCTTAGAGTAGATGGAGGAGATAACACCCCAAAGGAAAATATTCAATCACCTTCCATTCCTGTCCATCCAGTTAGTTCAGTAGCTATTAAAGACGAATTTGATGACATTAATTTAAATATTCATCTAAACACCCTACGTATACCAGCAGTTTCATCATGGATTTCATTAGAAGAAAGACCTGGGTATCTACGATTAAAAGGGATGGAGTCTCTTTCATCTACACATCGACAAAGTCTAGTTGCCAGAAGACTACAAAGTTTTTATGTTGAAGTGGAAACCGAGGTAGAGTTCGAGCCAGAGCATTTTCAACAAATGGCTGGACTGGTCATATATTATGATACAAAGGATCATGTATATTTACACATAACTCATGATGAAGATTTAGGAAAGAGTCTAGGAATCATTCAAACGAAGGCTGGGGTATATGACGAATTAGTAGAAAATAAGATACCCGTAAGTGGTAGTGTTAAATTAAAAGCTTCGATTGAAAGAGAACAGCTTCAGTTTTATTATTCCCTTAAAGGTAAAGAATGGTTAAAAATTGGACCGTTGATTGATATTTGCCATTTATCAGATGAATTCGGTGATTATATACGTTTTACTGGAACCTTTGTTGGGGTCTGTGTACAGGATTTGAGCGGAGAGAAAAAGCATGCCGATTTTGATTACTTTAGTTATAAAGAAGTGGAAGAGGGTTAA
- a CDS encoding carbohydrate ABC transporter permease, with protein sequence MEFKTNQQLNKNLPIQKEKHTLFSRLGKTVLYIILGIIAVLQIYPLIWLLFFSLKGDAEIFSNSPFALPESPKWENYTTVWNQGNIDLYFFNSVLVTVVAVVLTVLLASFVTFAITRMQWKLSKLVLGLFMIGIMIPVHSTLIPLFQFFLGLNLIDHPLAIILTYTAFNLPLTIMILLGFYHTLPREVEEAAVMDGCSIHRIFFQITLPMTTPVISTTVIINMIYNWNEFVFVNTFISSDKYKTLTVGIQNFIGQYATDWGAIGATLMISIIPILIAFFFLSNRIVEGIAAGSVKG encoded by the coding sequence ATGGAATTTAAAACAAATCAACAATTGAATAAAAATCTACCCATTCAAAAAGAAAAACACACACTTTTTAGCCGTCTAGGAAAAACGGTATTATATATCATTTTAGGCATCATTGCGGTATTACAAATTTATCCACTTATCTGGTTGCTTTTCTTCTCTTTAAAAGGAGATGCTGAGATATTTAGTAATTCACCATTTGCATTGCCAGAAAGCCCTAAATGGGAAAACTATACAACCGTATGGAATCAAGGCAATATTGATTTATACTTCTTCAATAGTGTTTTGGTCACAGTAGTTGCAGTTGTATTAACCGTTTTATTGGCAAGCTTTGTTACTTTTGCAATCACACGTATGCAATGGAAGTTAAGTAAGTTAGTTCTTGGGTTGTTTATGATTGGAATTATGATTCCAGTTCACTCAACATTAATCCCATTGTTCCAGTTTTTCTTAGGTTTGAATTTGATTGATCACCCATTGGCAATCATTTTGACGTATACAGCATTTAATTTACCATTAACGATTATGATTTTATTAGGTTTCTATCACACCTTACCTCGCGAAGTTGAAGAAGCTGCAGTAATGGACGGTTGTTCAATACACCGTATCTTCTTCCAAATTACATTACCAATGACAACTCCAGTTATTTCGACAACTGTAATCATTAATATGATTTACAACTGGAATGAGTTTGTTTTTGTAAATACGTTTATTAGCTCGGATAAGTATAAAACGTTAACCGTTGGTATTCAAAACTTTATCGGACAATATGCAACCGATTGGGGTGCAATTGGTGCAACGTTAATGATTAGTATCATACCTATCTTGATTGCGTTCTTCTTCTTAAGTAATCGAATTGTAGAAGGAATTGCAGCAGGATCTGTTAAAGGTTAA